A stretch of DNA from Jatrophihabitans endophyticus:
GAGGCCGCGGTCAACGCCGGCGCCTTCGTGGCGGCCGCCGTCGCGCTGCAGTCCGCGGCCGCCACCCACGCTGCCGCCGTCGACGAGGCCTTCCGCGCCGACGAATGGGTCGTCGGCCGGCAGCGGGAGCTGAGCGACGCCGCGAAGTCGCGCTACGTCGCCGAGGAGCTGCGCGACCGGGCGCGGGCCGAGGCCGACCGCGAGGCCGCTCGGATCGCGCAGCGCGACCTGGACGAGACCGCGGCGATCGGGCACGCCCGCCGCACCGGCGCGCAGCAGCGAGGTGAGTCGTGACCGCCCCGGCCGACGTCACCAGCGCGCTCGCGACCATCACCGCGCGCATCCAGCAGATCGAGACCCGCATCGCGTCCTTCGCGCCGACGCGGACCAACACGGTCTCGGCCGCGAACTTCGCGTCCACGCTCGCCGCCACGACCGGCACGACCGGGACGGCGGACACCGCGACCACCGCGACGACGACCTCGAGCGGCGTCACCGGCGCCGACGTCGTCTCGACCGCGCAGAAGTACCTCGGCATCCCCTACGTGTGGGGTGGCGAGTCGACCTCGGGCATGGACTGCAGCGGTCTGGTGCAGAAGACCTTCGGCGACCTCGGCATCGACCTGCCGCGCACCGCGGCCGAGCAGCAGAAGGAGGGCACGGCGGTGTCGTCGCTCGCCGATGCGCAGCCCGGCGACCTGGTCTTCTTCGGCGACCCGGCGTACCACGTCGCGATCTACGCCGGGAACAACCAGATCATCGAGAGCCCGGAGCCGGGCAAGACCGTGCACCTCACCGATTTGCACACGACGCCGACCAGCATCCGGCGCATCGTTGACGCCGCCCCGGTCGCGGGCACGACGTCCGGCGGGGTCGGCGCCGCGCAGCTGCAGGCTGCGGGGGTGAGCTCCTCGGTCGCCGCCTACGCCTCGCAGTTCGCCGCGGCCGAGCAGGCCAACGGCCTGCCCTCGGGGCTGCTCGCCGCCGTCGCGCAGCAGGAGTCGGGTGGCAACGCCCGCGCGGTCAGCCCCGCCGGTGCGCAGGGCCTCATGCAGTTGATGCCCGCCACGGCCGCCGGGATGGGGGTCGACGCCCTCGACCCGTCCCAGGCGATCAAGGCCGCCGGCCGCATCTTCGGGCGCAACCTCAGGGAGTTCGGCACCGTGCCGCTCGCGCTCGCCGCCTACAACGCCGGTGCCGGCGCCGTCCACCAGTACGGCGGGATCCCGCCGTACAGCGAGACGCAGAACTACGTCCGTCGCATCACCGCGACGCTGGCGGCCGGCGGATGAGCGCCGTGACCACGCTGCTGGCCGGTGTGCCCGCCACCGCCGCGACCGGCCCGACCACCGCGTCGAGCGCAACGAGCGCGACATCGCCGTCCTCGCCGTCCGGACCCGCCTTCGGACAGCTGCTGGCCACGCTCGTGACGCCGGGTGCGACGCCGGCGGCCCCGGCATCGTCGACCGTCCCGGGATCGTCGACCGTCCCGGCATCGTCGACCGTCCCGGCATCGTCGACCGCACCGTCGGCCGTGGCGCCGGTCGCCACCCCGTCGGTCGGGACGACATCGCCGGTCGCGACGCCGTCGCCGGTCGATGTCGGCGCCGCCGACGCCGGCGCTCCGGCCGAGCCGGCGACCACCGCCGACGCGACCAGCGAGCACCCGACCGCCGACGCGACCGGCGAGCACCCGACCTCCGCACGGCCGCGCGCCCGCGCCGCCGCTCACTCCGGGCAGCCCACGGCCGACGCCACGCCGGCGACGACCCCGACGGCCGACCCGACGTCCGCCGGGTCGGGCCCGGCGACCGAGGCGGCGGCGTCGACGACCTCGCTGCCCGCCGACGCGCAGCCGCTGCCGCTCGGTGTGGCGTCACCCGCGC
This window harbors:
- a CDS encoding NlpC/P60 family protein, with protein sequence MTAPADVTSALATITARIQQIETRIASFAPTRTNTVSAANFASTLAATTGTTGTADTATTATTTSSGVTGADVVSTAQKYLGIPYVWGGESTSGMDCSGLVQKTFGDLGIDLPRTAAEQQKEGTAVSSLADAQPGDLVFFGDPAYHVAIYAGNNQIIESPEPGKTVHLTDLHTTPTSIRRIVDAAPVAGTTSGGVGAAQLQAAGVSSSVAAYASQFAAAEQANGLPSGLLAAVAQQESGGNARAVSPAGAQGLMQLMPATAAGMGVDALDPSQAIKAAGRIFGRNLREFGTVPLALAAYNAGAGAVHQYGGIPPYSETQNYVRRITATLAAGG